A genomic region of Pseudomonas sp. MPC6 contains the following coding sequences:
- the sdhA gene encoding succinate dehydrogenase flavoprotein subunit has protein sequence MANIPTISFDAIIIGGGGAGMRAALQLAQGGHKTAVITKVFPTRSHTVSAQGGITCAIASADPNDDWRWHMYDTVKGSDYIGDQDAIEYMCQEGPAAVFELDHMGLPFSRTEQGRIYQRPFGGQSKDYGKGGQAARTCAASDRTGHALLHTLYQGNLKAGTTFLNEYYAVDLVKNQEGEFVGVIAICIETGETSYIRAKATVLATGGAGRIYSSTTNALINTGDGVGMALRAGVPVQDIEMWQFHPTGIAGAGVLVTEGCRGEGGYLINKHGERFMERYAPNAKDLAGRDVVARSMVKEIIAGNGCGPNGDHVLLKLDHLGEEVLHSRLPGICELSKTFAHVDPVVAPVPVVPTCHYMMGGVPTNIHGQAITQDAEGVDTIIPGLFAVGEVACVSVHGANRLGGNSLLDLVVFGRAAGLHLEKALTDGIEYDDATDANIETALARLSALNERTDGEDVATLRRELQNCMQNYFGVFRTGEYMQKGIAQLADLRVRIANVKINDKSQAFNTARIEALELQNLLEVAEATAIAAEIRKESRGAHAREDFEDRDDENWLCHTLFFPGDKRVTKRAVNFSPKTVPTFEPKIRTY, from the coding sequence ATGGCTAACATTCCAACGATTTCTTTCGACGCCATCATTATTGGTGGTGGCGGTGCCGGCATGCGCGCCGCGCTGCAACTGGCGCAAGGCGGTCACAAGACTGCCGTGATCACCAAGGTGTTCCCGACCCGTTCGCACACCGTTTCCGCTCAGGGTGGCATTACCTGCGCCATCGCTTCGGCTGATCCGAACGATGACTGGCGCTGGCACATGTACGATACCGTCAAGGGTTCCGACTACATCGGTGACCAGGACGCTATCGAATACATGTGTCAGGAAGGCCCGGCTGCGGTATTTGAACTGGACCACATGGGTCTGCCGTTCTCCCGTACCGAACAAGGTCGTATCTACCAGCGTCCATTCGGCGGCCAGTCGAAGGATTACGGTAAAGGTGGCCAGGCTGCCCGTACCTGCGCCGCGTCCGACCGTACCGGTCACGCGCTGCTGCACACGCTTTATCAGGGCAACCTGAAAGCCGGCACCACGTTCCTGAACGAGTACTACGCGGTTGATCTGGTGAAAAACCAGGAAGGCGAGTTCGTCGGTGTGATCGCCATCTGCATCGAAACCGGTGAAACCAGCTACATCCGTGCCAAGGCCACCGTTCTGGCCACTGGCGGTGCCGGTCGTATCTACTCGTCCACCACCAACGCCCTGATCAACACCGGTGACGGCGTCGGCATGGCTCTGCGTGCTGGCGTGCCGGTGCAAGACATCGAAATGTGGCAGTTCCACCCGACCGGCATCGCCGGCGCTGGTGTACTGGTGACTGAAGGTTGCCGTGGTGAAGGTGGTTACCTCATCAACAAGCACGGCGAGCGTTTCATGGAGCGTTACGCTCCGAACGCCAAAGACCTTGCCGGTCGTGACGTCGTTGCCCGTTCGATGGTTAAAGAGATCATCGCCGGTAACGGTTGCGGTCCGAATGGCGACCACGTACTGCTCAAGCTCGATCACCTGGGCGAAGAAGTACTGCACAGCCGCCTGCCAGGCATCTGCGAACTGTCCAAGACGTTTGCTCACGTTGACCCGGTGGTTGCCCCGGTTCCGGTCGTTCCGACTTGCCACTATATGATGGGCGGCGTTCCGACCAACATTCATGGCCAGGCGATCACCCAGGATGCCGAAGGCGTCGACACCATCATTCCTGGCCTGTTCGCAGTGGGCGAAGTGGCTTGCGTATCGGTTCACGGTGCCAACCGCCTGGGCGGCAACTCGTTGCTCGACCTGGTGGTGTTCGGTCGTGCTGCTGGTCTGCACCTGGAAAAAGCGCTGACCGACGGTATCGAATACGACGACGCCACCGACGCCAACATTGAAACGGCCCTGGCCCGTCTGTCCGCTCTGAACGAGCGTACCGATGGCGAAGACGTGGCAACCCTGCGTCGCGAGCTGCAAAACTGCATGCAGAACTACTTCGGTGTATTCCGTACCGGCGAATACATGCAGAAGGGTATTGCCCAGCTGGCTGACCTGCGCGTACGTATCGCCAACGTCAAGATCAACGATAAGTCGCAGGCGTTCAACACTGCACGTATCGAAGCGCTGGAACTGCAGAACCTGCTGGAAGTGGCCGAAGCCACCGCCATCGCTGCAGAGATCCGCAAAGAGTCCCGCGGCGCTCACGCCCGTGAAGACTTCGAAGACCGCGACGACGAAAACTGGCTGTGCCACACCCTGTTCTTCCCGGGTGACAAGCGCGTGACCAAGCGTGCTGTGAACTTCTCGCCGAAGACTGTTCCGACTTTTGAACCTAAGATTCGGACTTATTAA
- the sdhD gene encoding succinate dehydrogenase, hydrophobic membrane anchor protein, with protein MVTSVTNLSRSGLYDWMAQRVSAVVLAAYFIFLIGYLAANPGIGYDQWHGLFAHNGMRIFSLLALVALGAHAWVGMWTIATDYLTPMALGKSATAVRFLFQAVCGVAMFAYFVWGVQILWGI; from the coding sequence ATGGTAACCAGCGTTACGAACCTTTCGCGTTCCGGTCTTTATGACTGGATGGCGCAACGTGTGTCTGCGGTCGTTCTCGCGGCTTATTTCATCTTCCTGATCGGATACCTCGCGGCGAACCCGGGCATTGGCTATGACCAATGGCATGGCCTGTTCGCCCACAACGGGATGCGTATCTTCAGTCTGCTGGCCCTTGTGGCCCTGGGCGCTCACGCCTGGGTCGGCATGTGGACCATCGCGACCGACTACCTGACGCCGATGGCGCTGGGCAAGTCCGCGACTGCAGTACGTTTCCTTTTCCAGGCAGTATGCGGCGTTGCGATGTTCGCTTACTTCGTCTGGGGTGTGCAGATTCTCTGGGGTATCTGA
- the lpdA gene encoding dihydrolipoyl dehydrogenase, whose translation MSQKFDVVVIGAGPGGYVAAIKAAQLGLSTACIEKYTDKEDKLALGGTCLNVGCIPSKALLDSSWKYKEAKEGFAIHGINHAGVTMDVPAMVGRKANIVKGLTSGVATLFKANGVTSIQGHGKLLAGKKVEVTKPDGSVEIIEAENVILAPGSRPIDIPPAPVDQNVIVDSTGALEFQSVPKRLGVIGAGVIGLELGSVWSRLGAEVTVLEALDTFLMAADAAVSKEALKTLTKQGLDIKLGARVTGSKVNGDEVVVNYTDAKGEQTITFDKLIVAVGRRPVTTDLLSADCGVTLDERGFVHVDDHCATTVPGVFAIGDVVRGMMLAHKASEEGIMVVERIKGHKAQMNYDLIPSVIYTHPEIAWVGKTEQTLKAEGVEVNVGTFPFAASGRAMAANDTGGFVKVIADAKTDRVLGVHVIGPSAAELVQQGAIGMEFGTSAEDLGMMVFSHPTLSEALHEAALAVNGGAIHIANKKKR comes from the coding sequence ATGTCGCAGAAATTTGACGTAGTAGTGATCGGCGCTGGCCCTGGCGGCTATGTGGCTGCCATCAAGGCCGCGCAGCTGGGTCTTTCGACGGCCTGCATCGAGAAGTACACCGACAAGGAAGACAAGCTGGCTCTGGGCGGTACCTGCCTGAACGTCGGTTGCATTCCTTCCAAGGCGCTGCTGGACAGCTCCTGGAAATACAAGGAAGCCAAAGAAGGCTTCGCGATCCACGGGATCAACCACGCCGGCGTGACCATGGACGTGCCAGCGATGGTCGGCCGCAAGGCCAACATCGTCAAGGGTCTGACTTCCGGTGTTGCGACCCTGTTCAAAGCCAACGGTGTGACCTCCATCCAGGGTCACGGCAAGCTGCTGGCCGGCAAGAAAGTCGAAGTCACCAAACCTGACGGTTCGGTAGAAATCATCGAAGCCGAAAACGTGATTCTGGCCCCTGGCTCGCGTCCGATCGACATTCCACCGGCTCCGGTTGACCAGAATGTGATCGTCGATTCGACGGGCGCGCTGGAATTCCAATCCGTACCAAAACGTCTGGGCGTGATCGGCGCTGGCGTGATCGGTCTGGAACTGGGTTCGGTCTGGTCCCGCCTGGGTGCGGAAGTCACCGTTCTCGAAGCGCTGGACACCTTCCTGATGGCCGCTGACGCTGCCGTTTCCAAGGAAGCGCTGAAAACCCTGACCAAACAGGGTCTGGACATTAAGCTGGGCGCTCGCGTCACCGGTTCCAAAGTGAACGGCGACGAAGTCGTGGTGAACTACACCGACGCCAAGGGCGAGCAGACCATCACCTTCGACAAGCTGATCGTAGCCGTTGGTCGCCGTCCGGTGACCACTGATCTGCTGTCCGCCGACTGCGGCGTGACCCTCGACGAGCGCGGTTTCGTGCACGTTGACGATCACTGCGCCACCACCGTACCGGGCGTTTTCGCAATCGGCGACGTGGTTCGCGGCATGATGCTGGCTCACAAGGCCTCGGAAGAAGGCATCATGGTCGTCGAGCGCATCAAGGGCCACAAAGCCCAGATGAACTATGACTTGATCCCTTCGGTTATTTATACTCACCCGGAAATCGCATGGGTCGGTAAAACCGAGCAGACCTTGAAAGCTGAAGGCGTTGAAGTTAACGTCGGCACTTTCCCGTTCGCAGCCAGTGGCCGTGCCATGGCAGCCAACGATACCGGCGGTTTCGTGAAAGTCATTGCCGATGCCAAGACTGACCGCGTATTGGGCGTCCACGTGATTGGCCCGAGCGCTGCGGAACTGGTTCAGCAGGGCGCGATCGGTATGGAATTCGGCACCAGCGCTGAAGACCTGGGCATGATGGTCTTCTCCCATCCGACCCTGTCCGAAGCCTTGCACGAAGCCGCTCTGGCAGTGAATGGCGGCGCCATTCACATCGCCAACAAGAAGAAGCGTTAA
- a CDS encoding succinate dehydrogenase iron-sulfur subunit, whose product MLKVSVYRYNPDQDAAPFMQEFQVDTGGKDLMVLDVLALIKEQDEGFSYRRSCREGVCGSDGMNINGKNGLACVTPLSAVVKGNKLVVRPLPGLPVIRDLVVDMSIFYKQYEKVKPYLQNDTPAPAIERLQTPEEREKLDGLYECILCACCSTSCPSFWWNPDKFLGPAALLQAYRFLADSRDTKTAERLASLDDPFSVFRCRGIMNCVNVCPKGLNPTKAIGHIRNMLLQSGV is encoded by the coding sequence ATGTTGAAAGTCAGTGTTTATCGCTACAACCCTGATCAGGACGCTGCGCCGTTCATGCAGGAATTCCAGGTCGACACCGGTGGTAAAGACCTGATGGTGCTGGACGTGCTGGCCCTGATCAAAGAGCAGGACGAAGGTTTCTCCTATCGTCGCTCTTGCCGTGAAGGTGTTTGCGGTTCCGACGGCATGAACATCAACGGCAAAAACGGCCTGGCGTGCGTCACGCCGCTGTCTGCCGTCGTAAAAGGTAACAAGTTGGTTGTTCGTCCTCTGCCTGGTTTGCCGGTAATCCGTGACCTGGTCGTCGATATGAGCATCTTCTACAAGCAATATGAAAAGGTTAAGCCTTACCTGCAGAACGACACGCCGGCTCCGGCCATCGAACGTCTGCAGACCCCGGAAGAGCGGGAAAAGCTCGACGGTCTGTACGAGTGCATCCTGTGCGCTTGCTGCTCGACCTCTTGCCCGTCCTTCTGGTGGAACCCGGACAAGTTCCTGGGTCCAGCTGCCCTGCTGCAAGCGTATCGCTTCCTGGCGGACAGCCGTGACACCAAGACTGCCGAGCGTCTGGCTTCACTGGATGACCCGTTCAGCGTATTCCGCTGCCGCGGGATCATGAACTGCGTCAACGTTTGTCCGAAAGGCCTGAACCCGACTAAGGCCATCGGTCACATTCGTAACATGCTTCTGCAAAGCGGCGTGTGA
- the sdhC gene encoding succinate dehydrogenase, cytochrome b556 subunit, giving the protein MKSQRPVNLDLRTIKLPITGVTSFLHRVSGIILFLGLGFMLYALGKSLGSEEGFVDVKATLTSPLAKFVAWGLLSALLYHLVAGVRHLIMDMGIGETLEGGRLGSKIIIAISVVLIVLAGVWIW; this is encoded by the coding sequence GTGAAAAGCCAACGACCTGTAAACCTAGACCTAAGGACCATCAAACTCCCCATCACCGGCGTTACGTCGTTTCTTCACCGTGTTTCCGGCATCATCCTCTTCCTGGGCCTTGGCTTCATGCTTTATGCATTGGGCAAATCCCTGGGTTCCGAGGAAGGTTTTGTCGACGTGAAGGCAACCTTGACCAGCCCGCTGGCCAAGTTCGTAGCATGGGGCCTCCTGTCCGCTCTTCTGTATCACCTGGTAGCCGGTGTGCGCCACTTGATCATGGATATGGGCATCGGTGAGACGCTTGAAGGCGGCCGCCTGGGCTCGAAAATCATCATCGCCATTTCCGTGGTGCTGATCGTTCTGGCAGGAGTTTGGATATGGTAA
- the odhB gene encoding 2-oxoglutarate dehydrogenase complex dihydrolipoyllysine-residue succinyltransferase: protein MAIEIKAPTFPESVADGTVATWHKQPGDAVKRDDLIVDIETDKVVLEVLATADGVLGAIVKNEGETVLSDEVLGSIEAGGAAAAPAAAAAPAAAQAAAPAAEGEDDPVAAPAARKLAEENGINIASVAGTGKGGRVTKEDVVAAVAAKKAAPAAAPAKAAAPAAAAPVFAAGDRIEKRVPMTRVRATVAKRLVEAQSNMAMLTTFNEVDMTEVMALRSKYKDLFEKSHNGVRLGFMSFFVKAATEALKRFPAVNASIDGADIVYHGYADVGVAVSSDRGLVVPVLRNAELMSLAEIEGGIATFGKKARDGKLSMDEMTGGTFTITNGGTFGSMMSTPIVNPPQAAILGMHNILQRPMAINGQVVIRPMMYLALSYDHRLIDGKEAVTFLVTIKNLLEDPARLLLDI, encoded by the coding sequence ATGGCTATCGAAATCAAAGCCCCCACTTTCCCGGAATCGGTTGCCGATGGCACCGTTGCCACCTGGCACAAACAGCCGGGCGACGCCGTCAAGCGTGACGACCTGATCGTCGACATCGAAACCGACAAAGTCGTACTGGAAGTGTTGGCTACCGCTGACGGCGTGCTGGGCGCTATCGTCAAGAACGAAGGCGAGACCGTTCTGTCCGACGAAGTCCTGGGCTCCATCGAAGCGGGCGGCGCTGCTGCCGCTCCAGCCGCTGCCGCTGCTCCGGCCGCTGCACAGGCTGCGGCTCCTGCCGCCGAAGGCGAAGACGATCCTGTTGCTGCACCGGCTGCTCGCAAGCTGGCTGAAGAAAACGGCATCAACATCGCTTCCGTTGCCGGCACTGGCAAAGGCGGTCGTGTGACCAAGGAAGACGTGGTTGCAGCCGTTGCTGCCAAGAAAGCCGCTCCGGCTGCCGCGCCTGCCAAGGCTGCTGCACCTGCCGCTGCTGCTCCAGTGTTCGCTGCCGGCGATCGCATCGAGAAGCGCGTACCGATGACCCGCGTTCGCGCTACCGTCGCCAAGCGTCTGGTTGAAGCACAATCGAACATGGCGATGCTGACCACGTTCAACGAAGTCGACATGACCGAAGTCATGGCGCTGCGTTCGAAGTACAAGGATCTGTTCGAGAAGTCCCACAATGGCGTGCGCCTGGGCTTCATGTCGTTCTTCGTCAAGGCTGCCACCGAAGCGCTGAAACGCTTCCCGGCCGTCAACGCGTCGATCGACGGTGCGGACATCGTTTACCACGGCTACGCTGACGTCGGTGTGGCTGTTTCCAGCGACCGCGGTCTGGTTGTACCGGTCCTGCGTAACGCCGAACTGATGAGCCTGGCTGAAATCGAAGGCGGCATCGCCACTTTCGGCAAGAAAGCCCGTGACGGCAAACTGTCGATGGACGAGATGACCGGTGGCACGTTCACCATCACCAACGGTGGTACCTTCGGTTCGATGATGTCGACCCCGATCGTCAACCCGCCGCAAGCGGCCATCCTGGGCATGCACAACATTCTGCAGCGTCCTATGGCGATCAATGGTCAGGTTGTCATCCGTCCGATGATGTACTTGGCGCTGTCCTACGATCACCGTCTGATCGATGGCAAAGAAGCTGTGACCTTCCTGGTTACCATCAAGAACCTGCTGGAAGACCCGGCTCGTTTGCTGCTGGATATCTGA
- a CDS encoding 2-oxoglutarate dehydrogenase E1 component — protein sequence MQESVMQRMWNSAYLSGSNAAYVEELYELYLHDPNAVPEEWRTYFQKLPADSNSATDVSHSTIRDHFVLLAKNQRRAQPVSAGSVSSEHEKKQVEVLRLIQAYRMRGHQAAQLDPLGLWQRPAPADLSINHYGLTNADLDTTFRAGDLFIGKEEASLREIHEALQQTYCRTIGAEFTHITDSEQRQWFQQRLESVRGRPTYSADIKSHLLERVTAGEGLEKYLGTKYPGTKRFGLEGGESLIPMLDELIQRSGSYGTKEIVIGMAHRGRLNVLVNTFGKNPRELFDEFEGKKKVELGSGDVKYHQGFSSNVMTTGGEVHLAMAFNPSHLEIVSPVVEGSVRARQDRRNDPTGEKVLPISIHGDAAFAGQGVVMETFQMSQTRGFKTGGTVHIVINNQVGFTISNPLDSRSTEYATDVAKMIQAPILHVNGDDPEAVLFVTQLAIDYRMQFKRDVVIDLVCYRRRGHNEADEPSGTQPLMYQQIAKQRTTRELYADRLTQGGVLDTERVQAKVDEYRNALDNGLHVVKSLVKEPNKELFVDWRPYLGHAWTARHDTRFDLKTLQELSAKLLEIPEGFVVQRQVSKIYEDRQKMQAGGLPINWGYAETMAYATLAFEGHPIRMTGQDIGRGTFSHRHAVLHNQKDTGSYIPLQNLYKGQPRFDLYDSFLSEEAVLAFEYGYSTTTPEALVIWEAQFGDFANGAQVVIDQFITSGEHKWGRLCGLTMLLPHGYEGQGPEHSSARLERYLQLCAEHNIQVAVPTTPAQIYHLLRRQVIRPLRKPLIVLTPKSLLRHKLAVSTLEDLAEGSFQTVIPEIDALDPKKVERVVLCSGKVYYDLLEKRRAEGRDDIAVVRIEQLYPFPEDDLKEVLAPYTNVKHAVWCQEEPMNQGAWYCSQHHMRRSISNLDKSLVLEYAGREASAAPACGYASMHAEQQEKLLQDAFTV from the coding sequence ATGCAAGAAAGCGTGATGCAGCGCATGTGGAACAGCGCCTACCTATCCGGTAGTAACGCTGCCTATGTGGAAGAGCTCTACGAGCTCTACCTGCACGACCCTAACGCTGTGCCAGAAGAGTGGCGCACCTACTTCCAGAAGTTGCCTGCCGACAGCAACTCTGCCACCGATGTTTCGCACTCCACGATTCGCGATCATTTCGTCTTGCTGGCAAAGAACCAGCGCCGCGCCCAACCGGTTTCCGCCGGCAGCGTGAGCAGTGAGCACGAGAAGAAGCAAGTTGAAGTGCTGCGATTGATCCAGGCCTACCGTATGCGTGGCCACCAGGCAGCCCAGCTTGACCCGCTGGGGCTGTGGCAGCGTCCTGCACCTGCAGACCTGTCGATCAATCATTACGGCTTGACCAATGCCGATCTTGATACGACCTTCCGTGCCGGCGACCTGTTCATCGGCAAAGAGGAGGCGAGCCTACGCGAAATTCACGAAGCGTTGCAGCAGACATATTGCCGCACCATTGGCGCTGAGTTTACGCACATCACCGATTCCGAGCAGCGCCAGTGGTTCCAGCAGCGTCTGGAAAGCGTGCGTGGCCGTCCGACGTACTCCGCCGACATCAAGAGCCACCTGCTCGAGCGCGTGACCGCCGGCGAAGGCCTGGAAAAATACCTGGGTACCAAATACCCGGGTACCAAGCGTTTCGGCCTGGAAGGCGGCGAGAGCCTGATTCCGATGCTCGACGAGCTGATCCAGCGTTCCGGTTCCTACGGCACCAAGGAAATCGTGATCGGCATGGCTCACCGTGGTCGCCTGAACGTGTTGGTCAACACCTTCGGCAAGAACCCGCGCGAGCTGTTTGACGAGTTCGAAGGCAAGAAAAAGGTCGAGCTGGGTTCCGGTGACGTTAAATACCACCAGGGCTTCTCCTCCAACGTGATGACCACCGGTGGTGAAGTTCACCTGGCCATGGCGTTCAACCCGTCCCACCTGGAAATCGTTTCGCCAGTGGTCGAGGGTTCGGTTCGCGCCCGTCAGGATCGTCGTAACGACCCGACCGGTGAGAAGGTTCTGCCGATTTCCATCCACGGTGACGCGGCATTTGCCGGTCAGGGCGTGGTCATGGAGACCTTCCAGATGTCGCAGACCCGCGGTTTCAAAACCGGCGGTACCGTGCACATCGTGATCAACAACCAGGTCGGTTTCACCATCAGCAACCCGCTGGACTCGCGTTCCACCGAGTACGCCACCGACGTCGCGAAAATGATCCAGGCGCCGATCCTCCATGTGAATGGTGATGATCCGGAAGCCGTATTGTTCGTGACCCAGCTGGCCATCGACTACCGCATGCAGTTCAAGCGTGACGTGGTGATCGATCTGGTCTGCTACCGTCGTCGCGGCCACAACGAGGCCGACGAGCCAAGCGGTACCCAGCCGCTGATGTATCAGCAGATCGCCAAGCAGCGTACCACCCGTGAGCTGTATGCCGATCGCCTGACCCAGGGCGGTGTGCTCGACACCGAGCGTGTCCAGGCCAAGGTCGACGAATACCGCAACGCGCTGGACAACGGTCTGCACGTAGTGAAAAGCCTGGTCAAAGAGCCGAACAAAGAGTTGTTCGTGGACTGGCGTCCGTATCTGGGCCACGCCTGGACCGCGCGTCACGACACGCGTTTCGATCTGAAGACCCTGCAGGAACTGTCCGCCAAGCTGCTGGAAATTCCGGAAGGCTTCGTGGTTCAGCGCCAGGTCTCGAAAATCTACGAAGACCGTCAGAAGATGCAAGCCGGCGGCCTGCCGATCAACTGGGGTTACGCCGAAACCATGGCGTACGCGACCCTGGCGTTCGAAGGTCACCCGATTCGCATGACGGGTCAGGACATCGGTCGCGGTACGTTCTCGCACCGTCACGCCGTCCTGCACAACCAGAAAGACACCGGCAGCTACATTCCGCTGCAGAACCTGTACAAAGGTCAGCCACGTTTCGACCTGTACGATTCGTTCCTGTCCGAGGAAGCGGTTCTGGCGTTCGAATACGGTTATTCGACCACCACGCCGGAAGCGCTGGTGATCTGGGAAGCCCAGTTCGGCGACTTCGCCAACGGTGCCCAGGTGGTCATCGACCAGTTCATCACCAGTGGCGAGCACAAGTGGGGCCGTCTCTGCGGTCTGACCATGCTCCTGCCGCACGGTTATGAAGGCCAGGGTCCGGAGCACTCGTCGGCTCGTCTGGAGCGTTACCTGCAGCTGTGCGCCGAGCACAACATTCAGGTAGCCGTACCGACTACACCGGCTCAGATCTACCACTTGCTGCGTCGTCAGGTGATTCGCCCGCTGCGCAAGCCGTTGATCGTGCTGACGCCGAAGTCGCTGCTGCGTCACAAGCTCGCTGTGTCTACCCTGGAAGATCTGGCCGAAGGTTCGTTCCAGACCGTCATCCCGGAAATCGATGCACTGGATCCGAAAAAGGTCGAGCGCGTTGTTCTGTGTAGCGGCAAGGTCTACTACGACCTGCTGGAAAAACGCCGTGCCGAAGGCCGTGACGACATCGCCGTCGTGCGTATCGAGCAGCTGTACCCATTCCCTGAGGACGACTTGAAAGAAGTCCTGGCTCCTTACACCAACGTCAAGCATGCCGTTTGGTGCCAGGAAGAGCCGATGAACCAGGGTGCGTGGTATTGCAGCCAACACCACATGCGTCGCAGCATCAGTAACCTCGACAAGTCTCTCGTACTCGAGTACGCGGGCCGTGAGGCTTCTGCTGCACCTGCATGCGGTTACGCATCGATGCACGCCGAGCAGCAGGAAAAACTGCTGCAAGACGCCTTTACTGTTTAA